From Streptomyces sp. NBC_01754, a single genomic window includes:
- a CDS encoding IS630 family transposase: MAEPVRVRRLTDQEGQKLQQIVRRGSTSSVRYRRAMMLLASAGGNRVPVIAQLVQADEDTVRDVIHRFNEIGLACLDPRWAGGRPRLLSPDDEDFVVQTATTRPTKLGQPFTRWSIRKLAAYLRKVHGRVIRIGREALRCLLARRGITFQRTKTWKESPDPERDGKLDRIEEVLERFPDRVFAFDEFGPLGIRPTTGAGWAPAGHPERHPATYHRTHGVRYFHGCYSVGDDRLWGVNRRKKGAVNTLAALRSIRAARPDGAPIYVILDNLSAHKGDKIRRWAKKNRVELCFTPTYASWANPIEAHFGPLRQFTIANSNHRNHSVQTRALHAYLRWRNANARHPDVLAAQRRERARIRSEKGIRWGGRPLPAAA, encoded by the coding sequence ATGGCTGAGCCTGTCCGTGTGCGCAGGTTGACCGACCAGGAGGGGCAGAAGCTGCAGCAGATCGTGCGCCGGGGCAGCACCAGCTCGGTGCGGTACCGGCGCGCGATGATGCTGCTGGCCTCGGCCGGCGGAAACCGGGTCCCGGTGATCGCGCAGCTGGTCCAGGCCGACGAGGACACCGTCCGCGACGTGATCCACCGGTTCAACGAGATCGGCCTGGCCTGCCTGGACCCTCGCTGGGCAGGAGGCCGTCCCCGCCTGCTCAGTCCTGACGACGAGGACTTCGTCGTCCAGACGGCCACCACCCGCCCGACCAAGCTCGGTCAGCCCTTCACCCGCTGGTCCATCCGCAAACTCGCCGCCTACCTGCGGAAAGTGCACGGCCGTGTGATCCGGATCGGCCGCGAGGCATTACGGTGCCTGCTCGCCCGCCGCGGCATCACCTTCCAGCGCACCAAGACCTGGAAGGAGTCACCCGACCCCGAGCGCGACGGCAAGCTGGACCGCATCGAGGAGGTACTGGAACGCTTCCCGGACCGCGTGTTCGCGTTCGACGAGTTCGGGCCGCTCGGCATCCGGCCCACCACCGGAGCCGGCTGGGCTCCTGCCGGTCACCCCGAGCGTCATCCCGCGACCTACCACCGCACGCACGGGGTGCGGTACTTCCACGGCTGCTACTCCGTCGGCGACGACCGGCTGTGGGGCGTCAACCGCCGCAAGAAGGGTGCGGTGAACACCCTGGCCGCACTGAGGTCGATCCGGGCCGCGCGCCCGGACGGCGCCCCGATCTACGTCATTCTGGACAACCTGTCCGCCCACAAGGGCGACAAGATCCGTCGCTGGGCGAAGAAGAACCGCGTCGAGCTGTGCTTCACCCCGACCTACGCCTCCTGGGCCAACCCGATCGAAGCCCATTTCGGGCCACTGCGGCAGTTCACGATCGCCAACTCCAACCACCGCAACCACAGCGTGCAGACCCGGGCCCTGCACGCATACCTGCGCTGGCGCAACGCCAACGCCCGTCACCCCGACGTCCTCGCGGCGCAGCGCCGCGAACGCGCCCGCATCCGCAGCGAGAAGGGCATCCGCTGGGGCGGACGCCCGCTCCCCGCCGCGGCCTGA
- a CDS encoding GNAT family N-acetyltransferase gives MTELRTDRLVLRRWRDSDLEPWAAMNADPEVREHLGDLLTREQSDASVAQFQAEFDQRGYGWWAVQLQATGEFIGFAGLDQVDDGMPFTGVEIGWRLARSAWGQGYATEAALAGLAFGFETLELPEILAVTTATNLRSQAVMRRIGMTRDSADDFDDPTEPEGPLRPNVLYRIARGARA, from the coding sequence ATGACTGAACTGCGCACCGATCGCCTCGTGCTCCGTCGATGGCGAGATTCCGACCTTGAACCGTGGGCGGCGATGAATGCTGATCCCGAGGTTCGGGAGCACTTGGGCGACCTGCTCACCCGCGAACAGAGCGATGCCTCCGTGGCGCAGTTCCAGGCCGAGTTCGACCAGCGAGGCTACGGATGGTGGGCAGTTCAATTGCAGGCCACGGGCGAGTTCATCGGCTTCGCGGGCTTGGACCAGGTGGATGATGGCATGCCGTTCACGGGGGTAGAGATCGGTTGGAGGCTCGCTCGCTCGGCCTGGGGCCAGGGTTACGCCACCGAGGCCGCCCTGGCTGGCCTGGCCTTCGGCTTCGAAACACTTGAGCTCCCCGAGATCCTTGCAGTGACGACTGCTACCAACCTCCGTTCCCAAGCAGTGATGCGTCGGATCGGCATGACCCGCGACTCGGCTGACGATTTCGACGACCCCACCGAGCCCGAAGGGCCACTGCGTCCGAACGTGCTGTACCGAATCGCGCGTGGTGCGAGGGCCTGA
- a CDS encoding tyrosine-type recombinase/integrase: MAVRKPQRRREFGTVRQLPSGRWQTRYWAPDGSRRTAPETFETRTEAQTWLTLTQADIERKHWVDPDAGSINFETYAMKWVEERGLSATTEELYRRLLRLHLLPAFASVSLDGITPPGVRTWRVERLGTTGATTVAKSYRLLKAIMETAADDELIRRNPCRIRGAGSEKAKERPTATVEQVDALADVMGPRWRLMVYFGAYGPMRPEEQTALRRPDVTLEPLSVKVRDAAPELTTGRRVEGDTKSAAGRRTVFLPAFLYIEVKRHLDWYAEKEPDGLLLGGERGAPFRRSTFGRKWRRARGQVGLPEGFRFYDLRHTGHTLSTQSGATLKDTMVRAGQSSEKAALIYQHSDGERQREVASGIDALVKEGRRKMTEARCRSVPRKN; the protein is encoded by the coding sequence ATGGCCGTCCGTAAGCCGCAGCGGCGGCGCGAGTTCGGCACCGTTCGTCAGCTCCCGTCAGGGCGGTGGCAGACGCGCTACTGGGCTCCGGACGGCAGCCGTCGCACCGCCCCGGAGACCTTCGAGACGCGTACCGAGGCCCAGACCTGGCTCACGCTCACCCAGGCCGACATCGAGCGCAAGCACTGGGTTGATCCCGACGCCGGCTCGATCAACTTCGAGACGTACGCCATGAAGTGGGTCGAGGAACGCGGGCTCTCCGCCACCACGGAGGAGCTGTACCGAAGGCTCCTGCGCCTGCACCTGCTGCCCGCATTCGCCTCGGTGAGTCTGGATGGCATCACGCCGCCGGGCGTGCGTACCTGGCGGGTCGAGCGGCTGGGGACTACCGGTGCGACGACCGTCGCCAAGTCTTACCGCCTACTCAAGGCCATCATGGAGACGGCGGCCGACGACGAGCTGATCCGCCGCAACCCCTGCCGGATCAGGGGCGCCGGCAGCGAGAAGGCCAAGGAACGCCCGACGGCCACCGTCGAACAGGTCGACGCGCTCGCCGACGTCATGGGACCGAGGTGGCGGCTGATGGTGTACTTCGGCGCCTACGGGCCGATGCGTCCGGAGGAGCAGACGGCGCTGCGGCGGCCCGACGTCACGCTCGAACCCCTCTCGGTCAAGGTTCGGGACGCTGCACCCGAGCTGACCACCGGGCGTCGCGTCGAAGGCGACACCAAGTCGGCCGCGGGAAGGCGAACCGTCTTCCTCCCGGCCTTCCTGTACATCGAGGTGAAGCGTCACCTCGATTGGTACGCCGAGAAGGAGCCCGACGGGCTCCTTCTCGGCGGGGAGAGGGGCGCCCCCTTCCGCCGGTCCACCTTCGGCCGCAAGTGGCGCAGGGCCCGCGGCCAGGTCGGCCTGCCGGAGGGCTTCCGCTTCTACGACCTCCGGCACACCGGCCACACCCTGTCCACCCAGTCGGGCGCCACGCTCAAGGACACTATGGTCCGCGCCGGCCAGTCCTCGGAGAAGGCTGCGCTGATTTACCAGCACTCCGATGGTGAGCGGCAGCGGGAGGTCGCGTCGGGCATTGACGCCTTGGTGAAGGAGGGCCGTCGGAAAATGACGGAAGCGCGCTGCCGCTCGGTTCCACGAAAGAATTAG
- a CDS encoding plasmid mobilization relaxosome protein MobC, with protein MGCGYALADGVAARSATGRGGAGEAVRQVSAADVRYSTDEKTAILTVARSLNIAAAHYVGAVVMAHIQGDLTLPGQRTQLDDYIDELAALRGEVAKIGRNVNQIAKKRNSGDRPHPGDTALLDHAERVLDTASTVVRHIAAATNQVAATKGPR; from the coding sequence GTGGGTTGCGGCTACGCACTTGCAGACGGCGTGGCAGCACGCTCCGCGACTGGCCGTGGTGGGGCCGGCGAAGCGGTGCGGCAAGTCTCGGCTGCTGACGTCCGCTACAGCACCGACGAGAAAACAGCGATCCTCACCGTGGCCCGCTCGCTGAACATCGCCGCCGCCCACTACGTCGGCGCCGTCGTCATGGCCCACATCCAGGGAGACCTCACGCTGCCTGGTCAGCGCACTCAGCTCGACGACTACATCGACGAACTCGCAGCCCTCCGAGGTGAAGTCGCCAAGATCGGCCGCAACGTCAACCAGATCGCCAAGAAGCGCAACTCCGGCGACCGTCCACACCCTGGGGACACCGCACTCCTCGACCATGCGGAACGCGTCCTCGACACGGCCAGCACAGTCGTCCGCCACATCGCAGCAGCCACCAATCAGGTTGCCGCCACAAAGGGGCCACGATGA
- a CDS encoding relaxase/mobilization nuclease domain-containing protein, producing MIAKISSGKSTAGLIRYLYGPGRANEHTDPYLVASWDGFALDLGRTDDTAATKKLLVADLDLRAQQARRLGRAPKQHVWHCSLRAAPGDRILDDAEWADIARRVVTATGIAPTDDPDGCRWVAVRHADDHIHIAATKIRGDLRTARHWNDYLTADRELAAIEKEYGLSQVVRGDRTAAKRPTRAEQEKAHRAGHDKPARARLRTLVRTAAAAATNTEEFLALLTRTNGVLVEVLHFPSAEPRGYKVALEHDTNAEGEPVWFSGSTLSPDLSLPKIQSRLAAADIPADIPNGHLRPHPWHQATAATERIPHHLGRPDAEAAQAHLAALGEALDVVALTAPPDIRSELRSAASAFERATRSRIHAEHHHARALRGAVKAILREPSPKDGALLAMFLDAALLAVIAAARWHDQRQHNQQTAAAHQTLLHLQGAYERISYGHVLAAGQHRPPRRVAVRYAQLIRQAAPAHADHILADPATDALTNALAAAETAGHDPGRLLQQAADERALDDARSPARTLAWRVQRLSQRPAPSRQAQAAQARSSVLRPVTHPQPAAPARPAAASQPRRR from the coding sequence ATGATCGCGAAGATCAGCAGCGGCAAGAGCACAGCCGGCCTCATCCGCTACCTCTACGGCCCCGGCCGGGCCAACGAGCACACCGACCCGTACCTCGTCGCCTCCTGGGACGGCTTCGCACTCGACCTCGGCCGCACCGACGACACCGCCGCCACGAAGAAGCTCCTCGTGGCCGACCTCGACCTACGCGCCCAGCAGGCCAGGCGACTCGGCCGGGCCCCGAAGCAGCACGTGTGGCACTGCTCCCTCCGCGCCGCACCCGGCGACCGCATCCTCGACGACGCCGAATGGGCGGACATCGCCCGCCGTGTCGTCACAGCGACCGGCATCGCACCGACAGACGATCCGGACGGCTGCCGGTGGGTCGCCGTCCGGCATGCCGACGACCACATCCACATCGCCGCCACCAAGATCCGAGGCGACCTGCGCACCGCACGCCACTGGAACGACTACCTCACCGCCGACCGCGAACTCGCAGCCATCGAGAAGGAATACGGCCTCTCCCAAGTCGTACGCGGAGACCGCACCGCCGCAAAACGGCCCACCCGCGCCGAGCAGGAGAAGGCCCACCGGGCCGGCCACGACAAGCCCGCCCGCGCACGCCTGCGCACCCTTGTCCGCACAGCAGCGGCTGCCGCCACCAACACCGAGGAGTTCCTCGCTCTACTCACCCGCACCAACGGCGTCCTCGTCGAGGTCCTGCACTTCCCCTCCGCAGAACCCCGCGGCTACAAAGTCGCCCTGGAGCACGACACGAACGCCGAAGGAGAGCCGGTGTGGTTCTCCGGCTCCACGCTGTCACCGGACCTCTCCCTTCCCAAGATCCAGAGCCGTCTCGCCGCAGCAGACATCCCTGCCGACATTCCCAACGGGCATCTGCGGCCTCACCCGTGGCACCAAGCCACCGCAGCCACAGAGCGCATCCCCCACCACCTCGGCCGGCCGGACGCCGAAGCCGCCCAGGCCCACCTGGCCGCCCTCGGCGAAGCACTCGACGTCGTGGCCCTCACCGCACCACCGGACATCCGTAGTGAACTCCGGTCGGCAGCCTCTGCCTTCGAACGGGCAACCCGTTCACGTATCCATGCCGAACACCACCACGCCCGGGCGCTGCGCGGGGCTGTGAAAGCCATACTCCGCGAGCCCTCGCCCAAGGACGGAGCTCTCCTGGCGATGTTCCTCGATGCCGCACTCCTGGCCGTCATCGCCGCCGCCCGCTGGCACGACCAACGACAGCACAACCAGCAGACCGCAGCCGCCCACCAGACTCTGCTCCACCTCCAGGGCGCCTACGAGCGAATCTCATACGGGCACGTGCTTGCCGCCGGCCAGCATCGACCGCCTCGGAGGGTCGCAGTCCGGTACGCCCAGCTCATCCGCCAGGCCGCCCCCGCACACGCCGACCACATCCTCGCCGATCCCGCCACCGATGCGCTGACCAACGCATTGGCCGCCGCGGAGACCGCAGGCCACGATCCCGGACGCCTGTTGCAGCAGGCAGCAGACGAACGCGCCCTCGACGACGCCCGCTCCCCAGCACGCACACTGGCCTGGCGCGTACAACGGCTCTCGCAGAGGCCCGCTCCAAGCCGGCAAGCTCAGGCGGCACAGGCACGCAGCAGCGTCCTACGCCCCGTAACTCACCCGCAGCCTGCGGCACCGGCCCGACCCGCCGCTGCCTCTCAGCCTCGGCGGAGGTGA
- a CDS encoding NAD(P)-dependent oxidoreductase: MGEAVVAELVAGGHEVLWVPKERSENTWRRAREARATPCDSLAEALSRSAVVLSVCPPQAAEDVAAAVAAHAFAGVYVDVNAISPQRVRRVADDIRPGSEVVDGAVFGPPPGEGRTARLYLAGAGPAVDLVEPLFAKSSLDVCRAGEAIGSASALKMAFASYQKAARTLAAVSHALAHAHGVGDQLTAEAEVMVSAILSDPGFLPSVAARAWRWAPEMEEVADTLRAADLPADMAEATARALSFWEQDKDQYDLPVALILSQLRSGRTT, translated from the coding sequence ATGGGCGAGGCGGTCGTCGCTGAGTTAGTCGCCGGCGGCCATGAGGTGCTGTGGGTACCCAAGGAGCGCAGCGAGAACACGTGGCGCCGCGCGAGGGAGGCCCGCGCCACACCTTGCGACTCGCTCGCGGAAGCGCTGTCCCGTAGCGCGGTTGTTCTCTCGGTCTGCCCACCGCAGGCGGCGGAGGACGTGGCAGCGGCCGTGGCTGCGCACGCCTTCGCGGGGGTGTACGTCGATGTCAATGCCATCAGTCCCCAGCGCGTGCGGCGCGTCGCCGACGACATCCGTCCCGGATCCGAGGTCGTCGATGGTGCCGTCTTCGGTCCGCCGCCAGGTGAAGGGCGTACGGCACGGCTCTATCTCGCAGGAGCCGGCCCCGCCGTCGACCTGGTCGAGCCGCTGTTCGCGAAGTCCTCGCTGGATGTGTGCCGGGCAGGCGAGGCCATCGGTTCCGCTTCCGCCCTGAAGATGGCCTTTGCCAGTTACCAGAAGGCCGCTCGTACTCTCGCCGCGGTCTCCCACGCGCTCGCACACGCTCATGGGGTCGGCGACCAGCTCACAGCTGAAGCCGAGGTCATGGTCTCTGCGATCCTCTCCGATCCGGGATTCCTGCCGAGTGTGGCTGCCAGGGCCTGGCGCTGGGCGCCCGAGATGGAAGAGGTCGCCGATACCCTCCGGGCGGCCGACCTGCCCGCCGACATGGCCGAGGCTACGGCTCGGGCCCTTTCGTTCTGGGAACAGGACAAGGATCAGTACGACTTGCCGGTCGCGCTGATCCTCTCCCAGCTCCGGTCAGGAAGAACCACTTGA
- a CDS encoding helix-turn-helix domain-containing protein, producing the protein MLEEAEEIGKRVRRARLRLGMPQADLATSLGKSQGWVSKMERGLIELDRVGLLNQVAAELHVHPNDLIGRPYSSSPDDNQWQVAASSILRELRRYDLVPVFDGAPRPASQLWREVTRLHRLRDTASNVAILRVLPDLFREARALAEESEGHEREEAYAIYAVCCKFAHTAAHSLGHPELVAMACERAAWSAGLSGDPVLPAVADWMRVWDMWATADWADALTLSDKAITSVEQEYERGEPLAVRAWGTLQLRAAVSAARAGRASEAEDRIGHAKAAAERMDAYVGAPVYDRHSLTFSAGNVQIHAISVALEMGKQGKALEINRRTSPVLVGSLPNSRQGHHHMDVARAWLWDGNRGKALAELETAERIAPQLVRNHPIARSTLRSIVYAERAATREKLRRMSDRFHLDG; encoded by the coding sequence ATGCTGGAGGAAGCCGAGGAGATCGGCAAGCGCGTCCGCAGGGCGAGGCTGCGGTTGGGCATGCCGCAGGCCGACCTGGCGACGTCCCTGGGAAAGTCGCAAGGCTGGGTCTCGAAGATGGAACGTGGTCTGATCGAGCTGGACCGGGTCGGACTGCTCAACCAAGTGGCCGCGGAGCTGCATGTCCATCCGAACGACCTGATCGGGCGACCGTACAGCAGTTCCCCAGACGACAACCAGTGGCAGGTTGCCGCCTCGTCGATCCTGCGCGAGCTGCGCCGCTACGACCTCGTCCCCGTCTTCGACGGGGCTCCGCGGCCCGCATCACAGCTGTGGCGTGAGGTGACCCGGCTACACCGCTTGCGGGACACCGCTTCCAACGTGGCGATTCTCCGCGTTCTCCCGGACCTGTTCCGCGAGGCGCGCGCCCTGGCTGAGGAGTCGGAGGGGCACGAGCGGGAGGAGGCGTATGCCATCTACGCCGTGTGCTGCAAGTTCGCACACACCGCCGCCCACTCCCTCGGGCACCCCGAACTGGTCGCCATGGCCTGCGAGCGGGCCGCCTGGTCAGCCGGGTTGTCGGGAGATCCGGTGCTGCCCGCCGTCGCCGACTGGATGAGGGTCTGGGACATGTGGGCGACGGCTGACTGGGCCGACGCTCTGACGCTCTCGGACAAGGCGATCACCTCGGTGGAGCAGGAGTACGAGCGTGGTGAGCCGCTGGCCGTGCGGGCCTGGGGCACGCTGCAGCTACGGGCTGCAGTCTCCGCCGCCCGAGCCGGCCGCGCCTCGGAGGCCGAGGACCGGATCGGACACGCGAAGGCTGCTGCCGAGCGCATGGACGCGTATGTCGGGGCACCGGTGTACGACCGGCATTCGCTGACGTTCTCCGCCGGGAACGTGCAGATCCACGCGATCAGCGTGGCCCTGGAGATGGGCAAGCAGGGCAAGGCTCTGGAGATAAACCGCCGTACCAGCCCGGTACTGGTGGGTTCGCTGCCCAACTCCCGTCAAGGACACCACCACATGGATGTCGCGCGAGCCTGGTTGTGGGACGGGAACCGGGGAAAGGCGCTGGCCGAACTGGAGACAGCCGAGCGGATCGCGCCCCAGCTCGTACGGAACCACCCCATCGCCCGTTCGACGCTTCGCAGCATCGTCTACGCGGAACGAGCAGCCACGCGGGAGAAGCTGCGGCGCATGTCCGACCGCTTCCACCTGGACGGATAG
- a CDS encoding UDP-glucose dehydrogenase family protein — protein sequence MRVSVIGCGHLGIPHAAAMAEIGHEVIGVDLDQAKIDRLNAGECPIYEDGLPELLTTHTATGRLRFTTSLEEAAEFADVHFLAVGTPIDADGRSYDTGQVFGAARALAPHLTRPPVIVGKSTVTVGTSRDLAALLTRLAPAGEAVEVVWNPEFLREGHAIDDTLRPDRIVVGVPSARAEDAVRQVYAPLLANGIPLFVTDPATAELIKGAANAYIGMKISFINGVADMCTAAGADVQQLTEAIGLDPRIGRGGLNAGPGYGGGCLPKDVRAFTASASTLGATEAATLLRAAEQVNESRPTAALKLIEQTLGHPVDGVRVTVWGASFKAGTDDVRESPALAIAALMHQRGATVTVHDPHAVPTALRRHPELDYAEALDNSVQGAQLIVLATEWPHFREADPKALAPLVADQVLVDLRNLIDADAWRMAGWTVRQLGRPAQE from the coding sequence ATGCGCGTATCCGTCATCGGATGTGGTCACCTGGGCATCCCCCACGCCGCTGCCATGGCCGAGATCGGCCACGAGGTCATCGGCGTGGACCTGGACCAGGCGAAGATCGACCGCCTCAACGCCGGCGAGTGCCCCATCTACGAGGACGGCCTGCCCGAACTCCTCACCACCCACACCGCCACTGGACGACTGCGGTTCACCACCAGCCTCGAAGAGGCGGCCGAGTTCGCGGACGTCCACTTCCTCGCCGTTGGCACGCCGATCGACGCGGACGGACGGAGCTACGACACCGGCCAGGTCTTCGGCGCCGCCCGCGCCCTCGCCCCGCACCTGACCCGGCCGCCCGTGATCGTCGGCAAGTCCACGGTCACCGTCGGCACCTCCCGCGACCTCGCCGCCCTCCTCACCCGGCTCGCCCCGGCCGGTGAGGCTGTGGAGGTCGTCTGGAACCCCGAGTTCCTCCGCGAGGGCCACGCCATCGACGACACCCTGCGACCCGACCGGATCGTCGTCGGCGTCCCCTCGGCCCGCGCAGAGGACGCCGTACGCCAGGTCTACGCACCTCTCCTGGCGAACGGGATCCCGCTGTTCGTCACCGATCCCGCCACCGCCGAACTCATCAAGGGGGCCGCCAACGCCTACATCGGCATGAAGATCTCCTTCATCAACGGCGTCGCCGACATGTGTACCGCTGCCGGAGCCGACGTCCAGCAGCTCACCGAGGCTATCGGCCTCGACCCCCGTATCGGCCGCGGCGGGCTCAACGCCGGCCCCGGTTATGGCGGCGGCTGCCTCCCCAAGGACGTCCGCGCCTTCACAGCCTCAGCGAGCACCCTCGGAGCCACCGAGGCAGCAACCCTCCTGCGGGCGGCAGAGCAGGTCAACGAATCCCGCCCCACCGCTGCGCTGAAGCTCATCGAGCAGACCCTCGGCCACCCCGTCGATGGCGTACGCGTCACCGTCTGGGGAGCTTCCTTCAAGGCTGGCACCGACGATGTCCGCGAATCCCCGGCCCTGGCGATCGCCGCCCTCATGCACCAGCGCGGTGCGACCGTCACCGTCCACGACCCGCACGCCGTGCCCACGGCACTGCGCCGGCACCCGGAGCTCGACTACGCCGAAGCCCTCGACAACTCCGTCCAGGGCGCCCAACTGATCGTCCTGGCCACCGAGTGGCCCCACTTCCGAGAGGCCGACCCCAAGGCCCTCGCCCCACTGGTCGCGGACCAGGTCCTCGTCGACCTCCGCAACCTCATCGACGCCGACGCCTGGCGCATGGCCGGATGGACCGTACGCCAGCTCGGACGCCCCGCACAGGAATAG
- a CDS encoding MazG-like family protein, with protein sequence MDTLWDNIEKLSAVCRAAGAHLPDEELKALQVGKVAEEAGEAMHALHGLKGLTTCGDDHAWSEVQNDLVGAVIAALLAMHYIDPRGARDTFDEILHHRTHRGRKASAAT encoded by the coding sequence GTGGACACCCTGTGGGACAACATCGAGAAGCTCTCCGCAGTCTGCCGAGCGGCAGGCGCCCATCTCCCCGACGAGGAGCTCAAGGCCCTCCAGGTCGGCAAGGTCGCCGAGGAGGCCGGCGAGGCCATGCACGCCCTCCACGGCCTGAAGGGCCTCACCACCTGCGGCGATGACCACGCCTGGTCCGAGGTCCAGAACGACCTGGTCGGCGCCGTCATCGCGGCTCTCCTGGCGATGCACTACATCGACCCCAGAGGGGCCCGCGACACCTTCGACGAGATTCTCCACCACCGAACGCACAGGGGCAGGAAAGCCAGCGCTGCGACCTGA